In the Festucalex cinctus isolate MCC-2025b chromosome 10, RoL_Fcin_1.0, whole genome shotgun sequence genome, one interval contains:
- the oca2 gene encoding P protein, with the protein MYLENKSNLDLEMSQASAPVHQAAGNFGELRLLQGISERRETQKLQQQSAAGLPAGQRVIHAEAFLPGRKTEDGHNFNMVNILSGKTNSASISERSPLLRFSQDDSIAYMTMHNPSFYGGEEPWDSSAMDLERRYRLGSEVTNLSLLRSNSSEKSDPLEHLGLRFKIARSLKFCFRISKVATIFTIVVLCSLFFSMYPDRDNPWRMLAVSSTDSFSMNLTDFRDNALLKLQVGGPFSGNLVDLDNQEYVLVQVEQTDPPGQRRRRAQQVLYNWTIPLHSERSDQMVLTRTFEMLSSDPITITVQAFMAAEQVVPLSITHQSLYVGVETQVAIAGVILTGVYVLIIFEIVHRTLAAMLGSLAALSALAIIGDRPSLVQVVEWIDYETLALLFGMMVLVAIFSETGFFDYCAVKAYRLSKGRVWPMIIILCLIAAILSAFLDNVTTMMLFTPVTIRLCEVLNLDPRHVLIAEVIFTNIGGAATAVGDPPNVIIVSNQDLRRQGIDFANFTGYMFLGICLVLFTSFPFLRMLYWNKKLYNKESIEIVELKHEILVWRQTAQRINPASREETAVKCLLMQKVLNLESLLRKMMKTFQREISQEDKNWEQNIQELQKKHRITDKVLLVKCVSVLAVVIFMFFVNSFVPSIHLDLGWIAILGALWLLVLADIQDFEIILHRVEWATLLFFAALFVLMEALAQLQLIDYIGEQTALLIKAVPEDQRMAIAIILVMWVSALASSLIDNIPFTATMIPVLINLSQDADVNLPVKPLIFALAMGACLGGNGTLIGASANVVCAGIAEQHGYGFSFMEFFRLGFPMMIMTCMIGMCYLLATHIGLGWNM; encoded by the exons ATGTACCTGGAGAACAAAAGCAACCTGGACCTGGAGATGTCGCAGGCCTCGGCGCCGGTCCACCAGGCCGCGGGCAATTTCGGTGAGCTGCGTCTGCTGCAGGGCATCTCGGAGCGGCGCGAGACGCAGAAGCTGCAGCAGCAGTCGGCGGCGGGTCTGCCGGCGGGACAGCGCGTCATCCACGCGGAGGCTTTCCTGCCCGGTCGGAAGACGGAAGACGG gcACAACTTTAACATGGTTAACATTCTCAGCGGCAAGACAAATTCAGCCAGCATCTCAGAAAGGTCGCCACTGCTGAGGTTCTCACAGGATGACAG CATAGCCTACATGACCATGCATAATCCCAGTTTCTACGGCGGGGAGGAGCCTTGGGACAGCAGCGCCATGGATCTGGAGAGGAGGTACCGCTTGGGCAGCGAGGTGACCAATCTGTCCCTGCTGCGCTCCAACTCGTCGGAGAAGAGCGACCCCCTGGAGCACCTCGGTCTCCGCTTCAAGATCGCCAGAAGTCTCAA ATTCTGCTTCCGCATCTCCAAAGTGGCCACCATCTTCACTATTGTTGTTTTGTGCAGT CTCTTCTTCAGCATGTATCCCGATCGGGACAACCCGTGGAGGATGTTGGCAGTCTCGTCAACCGACAGCTTCT CGATGAACCTGACGGACTTCCGGGACAATGCTCTCCTCAAGCTGCAGGTGGGCGGGCCCTTCAGCGGCAACCTGGTGGATTTGGACAACCAGGAGTACGTCCTGGTCCAGGTGGAGCAGACCGACCCGCCGGGCCAGAGGAGGAGGCGGGCGCAGCAG GTGCTTTACAACTGGACCATTCCTCTGCACAGCGAGCGAAGCGACCAGATGGTGCTGACCAGAACGTTTGAGATGCTCAGCAG CGACCCCATCACGATCACGGTGCAGGCCTTCATGGCGGCCGAGCAAGTGGTGCCGCTCTCCATCACCCACCAGTCGCTCTACGTCGGCGTGGAGACGCAGGTGGCCATCGCCGGCGTCATCCTGACCGGCGTCTACGTCCTCATCATCTTTGAG atcgtCCATCGGActctggcggccatgttgggatCTTTGGCCGCCTTGTCCGCTTTGGCCATCATTGGTGAC CGTCCCAGTTTGGTCCAGGTGGTGGAATGGATCGACTACGAGACCCTGGCTCTGCTCTTTGGCATG ATGGTGCTGGTGGCCATTTTCTCCGAGACGGGTTTCTTCGACTACTGCGCCGTCAAG GCCTACCGCCTCTCCAAAGGCCGAGTGTGGCCCATGATCATCATCCTGTGCCTGATCGCCGCCATCCTCTCCGCCTTCCTGGACAACGTCACCACCATGATGCTGTTCACCCCCGTCACCATCAG ATTGTGCGAGGTGCTCAATCTGGACCCCAGACACGTCCTGATCGCCGAAGTCATCTTCACCAACATCGGCGGGGCGGCCACAGCCGTGGGCGACCCGCCGAACGTCATCATCGTGTCCAATCAAGACCTGCGCAGACAA GGCATCGACTTCGCCAACTTCACCGGCTACATGTTCCTGGGAATATGTCTGGTCCTGTTCACCTCCTTCCCCTTCCTGCGCATGCTCTACTGGAACAAGAAGCTCTACAACAAAGAGTCCATCGAAATAGTGG AGCTCAAACACGAGATTCTGGTGTGGAGGCAGACGGCGCAGCGTATCAATCCCGCCAGCCGCGAGGAGACGGCCGTCAAATGCCTCCTGATGCAGAAAGTCCTCAACCTGGAAAGTCTGCTGCGCAAGATGATGAAAACATTCCAgag AGAAATTTCCCAAGAGGACAAGAACTGGGAGCAGAATATTCAAGAGCTTCAAAAGaag CACAGAATCACCGACAAGGTGCTCTTGGTGAAGTGCGTGTCGGTGCTGGCGGTGGTGATCTTCATGTTCTTTGTCAACTCGTTTGTTCCCAGCATACATCTGGATCTCG GTTGGATCGCCATTCTGGGCGCGCTGTGGCTTTTGGTGCTGGCCGACATTCAAGACTTTGAGATTATCTTGCACCGCGTGGAGTGGGCCACTCTGCTCTTCTTCGCTGCCCTCTTCGTCTTGATGGAG GCTCTGGCCCAGCTGCAGCTCATCGATTACATCGGCGAGCAGACGGCCTTACTCATCAAA GCAGTGCCGGAGGACCAGCGCATGGCCATCGCCATCATCTTGGTGATGTGGGTTTCCGCCCTGGCTTCTTCTCTGATCGACAACATCCCCTTCACCGCCACCATG ATTCCAGTCCTCATCAACTTGAGTCAGGATGCAGACGTGAACCTGCCAGTGAAACCGCTCATCTTTGCCTTGGCCATGGGAGCCTGTCTTGGCG gAAATGGCACGTTGATCGGCGCGTCCGCCAACGTGGTCTGCGCTGGCATCGCAGAGCAACACGGCTACGGCTTCTCCTTCATGGAGTTCTTCAG GTTAGGCTTCCCCATGATGATCATGACGTGCATGATTGGCAtgtgctacctgctggccactCACATCGGACTCGGATGGAACATGTGA